The Plasmodium knowlesi strain H genome assembly, chromosome: 4 genome window below encodes:
- a CDS encoding clathrin light chain, putative: MSDLNDFDQFNFNEYDGSKGSPMEEKNMAVPSGGYGMSEELGLSNELNDSLMENGPNYDHMNMSLNSIYSDQNVTKREVEETGSSSNKYNFGEPQNDSSNKFTTSYKKESQISFENTYEQFYEKESDISDTEESTTWESERLKRIEERKEYEKNKKIEIKKKAAEDLKKWYEEMAILIEEKKKLSKKKKNEEKKKEENLENKTWLKVFQYLDIEKGEYFKENSRMKQVLLKLMKSEGS, translated from the coding sequence ATGAGCGACCTGAACGACTTTGACCAGTTCAACTTCAACGAGTACGATGGAAGCAAGGGAAGCCCTatggaggaaaagaatatgGCGGTGCCCAGCGGAGGGTACGGAATGAGCGAGGAGTTAGGATTATCCAACGAGCTCAATGACAGCCTTATGGAGAATGGCCCAAACTACGACCACATGAACATGTCTCTCAACAGTATTTATAGCGATCAGAATGTAACGAAAAGAGAGGTAGAAGAAACAGGCAGTAGCAGTAACAAGTACAATTTTGGAGAGCCCCAAAACGACAGCTCCAATAAATTTACAACCTCctataagaaggaaagccAAATATCCTTCGAAAATACATACGAACAATTTTACGAAAAGGAATCCGACATATCTGACACGGAAGAATCAACCACGTGGGAATCTGAACGACTAAAAAGAatagaagaaaggaaagaatacgaaaaaaataaaaaaatcgaaataaaaaagaaggctgcggaagacttaaaaaaatggtatgAAGAAATGGCCATTTtaattgaagagaaaaaaaaattgtctaaaaaaaaaaaaaatgaagaaaaaaaaaaggaagaaaatttggaaaacaaAACTTGGCTCAAGGTGTTCCAATATTTGGACATAGAAAAGGGCGAGTATTTTAAGGAGAACAGCCGCATGAAGCAGGTCCTCCTCAAACTAATGAAAAGCGAGGGTTCCTGA